ATAGTCAAGCAGCCACAGCAGGAGTCGGGCGAGTTTTACACCCACCTTGAGTTCGTCAAGAAGGGCGCTCACGGAAGTGATCTCcccatcgacgaggccctcgaaTTTCTTGAGGACATCTCTCACGACATCTACTACGGCCTCAAAATCGTAGAGACCTTTGACACCGTCAAGTCCCTCCTCTGTCTCATGGTCGACCCCAAgaccccggccccggccgaGGGTGCCGTGCCCCGTGACCAGcaagccgccgccatcatctccGGCGCGCTACAGAACAACCCCACAGCGCTCGAAGAAGTGACCAAGGTCTGGCCCCAGCTGATGAGCACGTCGTGCCGCTCACCCCATAAGGCACCGGAGCTCAAGCTCCGCGACGGGTTCTACTCACCGTTCGTACCAGCAGCGGACGACAATGATCACGACACCCTCCGCGCGGCGAACAAGGCCAAAGCGCAGGTCCACGCCATAAAGGGCCTGATCAAGAGCCCGACGATCCGAGACGACTTCATCGCCAACAAGGGCATGGACCGCATCCTTGAGGTTCTCGGGCCCCAGGACGCCCAAtgggaggcggcgcagcGCAAGGCTGGGCAGTTCGTTCTGGACagcttcctcgacgaggacatgggCGCCGAGGTGGGTATGTGGCCCCTCTTCAAGGCGTCCGAGGCGGACAAGTCCAAGAGGATCGCCGACCGCGTCAGCGATGAGAACTGGAAGATCGCCGTGAAGGGTATCATGGAGAAGAACAAGGGAGACGAGAACCACTGGAGCCGAGATTTGTACAACCGGCTGGATGCGCACGAGAGGGCGCAACTAAAGTTGATTGCAAAGGAGGAGTTGTAAAAGTGCGGATACCAGATGCAATAGAGCGCATGATGTATGCTCAAGTTTCCGATTGCCACCGGTACCAATGGCTGTCGGCCCTGCTGTAACCTTCATCATCTCAGACTTGAATTGAAGGAAACGAAGATGGAAATCACCTGTTGGGTCCGATGCCACC
This sequence is a window from Colletotrichum higginsianum IMI 349063 chromosome 8, whole genome shotgun sequence. Protein-coding genes within it:
- a CDS encoding Nucleotide exchange factor SIL1; protein product: MAPRNPTSAALFPFTIFMVIFGLVFLASSASALAAPVAPSPPAEVELICHTDNAAECYPKIFQPTEEFQTVHDDQELPHGLHIRMNINTGKKEAKINDPDEKTPGLEGLPTDRSIVVVDSDKAPDADIPKDAPKYESAGIVKQPQQESGEFYTHLEFVKKGAHGSDLPIDEALEFLEDISHDIYYGLKIVETFDTVKSLLCLMVDPKTPAPAEGAVPRDQQAAAIISGALQNNPTALEEVTKVWPQLMSTSCRSPHKAPELKLRDGFYSPFVPAADDNDHDTLRAANKAKAQVHAIKGLIKSPTIRDDFIANKGMDRILEVLGPQDAQWEAAQRKAGQFVLDSFLDEDMGAEVGMWPLFKASEADKSKRIADRVSDENWKIAVKGIMEKNKGDENHWSRDLYNRLDAHERAQLKLIAKEEL